CCAGAGAAGACAATTGACTTCCGAAGAAAAGGAAAGCCTTCCCAAACTCACCGCAATTAAATTAAAATATTCAGGAATTCTAAACAACTTACTCGGGCAGGAACAATCCATGATCATGGGTTTTGAACCCGACAAGGATTCGTACGTCGAGGTGGAACAGGAAATTTTTCCTGGAGTCGATATCTACCCCGGAAAGGGAAAAAATTTCAAAGTTCGATTGAAAGAAATCCCGGGTCCTTCCTTTGTTTTTCTCGGAAACGACGGAAATCCTCAGATCACAAAGGTAAGACCAAAACGACTTGGTATTCTTCAGGAAGAAACGTAATCTATTTTTGAGGAACCGGACCCGTGTAACGCGCCCTCGGTCGAATCAATTGATCGGTTTGATATTGCTCCATTGCGTGCGCGATCCAGCCGGCGCTTCTTCCGATCGAAAATAGAGCAAGACCAGCTCCTTTCGGTAGCCTCAATGTACGGCTTACGACGGCGAGCCCCATATCGATCGTCGGATAATCGCCCAAAAGTAAACTCGCTTCGTGTATTATCTTTTTTGCAAATAGAAGATCCTTATTTTTCGGAAATAAACTTTCGGACAATTCCAATAATTTTTTACCTCTGGGATCTCCGTTCGGATAGAATGGATGTCCAAATCCCGGAATTTTTTCCCCCATACGCAAACGTTCGGTGAGAAACTTGCGTTCTTCATTTTTTCGGACGCTGGCGTTTTCAATCAACTCGATCGCTTTTTCCGTCAATAGGCCGTGTCGATTTCCCGAAAGCGCGGCGAGTCCCGCGATCACAGCCTGATAAAGGCTCGCGTCCGTCGAAGCTACACAACGTGTCGTAAACGAAGAAGCGTTGAGCTCGTGATCGGCGGAAAGGATCAACGAAGCGTCGATCAAACGAATCGCCTTTTTGTCCTCGTTTGAAAGAGTCGAATTCTTTTTGAAATTCCGAACGGATCGACTGTCCCTCTTTCCTTCGTTCGATTGCTTCCAAGAATTCCAAAGTGTCTCCGCAATCGAACCACTTCCTCGTTTTGCTTTGGATGCAAAAAGAGACAACAATCGGACAATCCGAGTTCCACTCTTCCTCAAAGCTTCCTGATTTTTTAAAAGAGCTTTTGTATCCTCGTATTCGGAAACACCGAGAAGAATTCTGCAGACATCGATCAAGGGTCGATTGGAAAGAATCGGAAGAATTTTTAGACAATCCCCTTCGATCTTCGGCCACTCATCTTGAAAACAAGGAGAGACTTCCATCTCCCAAAGGAATGTCGCGACCGATTCAAAATCTAAATTTTCGGAAAGATCAACGACGTTTCTACCGCGATAGTAGAGCGCGTTATCCTCGATCAAGCTGATGGAAGACTCCAAAACGGGTTGACCGAAACTCAATGCGGCCCTCGCCGTTTTTCCTGGATTCTGCTTTTCCTCCCTTTGTACTAAAAGACGTTCGATTTCTTCTCTACGATATCGTTTGCTCCGATCCTTGGTTCCACTCGACTCGGAATGTAAAAGCCCGCGGCTCACATAAGCATAAATCGTTTCGACTTCCACGCCGAGTTCTTGGGCCGCTTCGAAAGCGGATAAAAACGGTTTCTTTGGTTCGGGCTTCATACATTGACAATGAAATCAATATTGATTAATTTCTGTCAATCCTGTAAACTCTTCCTAATAAGGAATTAAAAAATGAAAGCAAACGCAGTAAATATGTTCGAAGAAAATAAATACAGCCCAGGCTTAGAGGGAATCCCTGCGGTCAAAACTAGAATTTCAAAAGTCGATGGAATCAACGGTAAACTTGTGATCGCAGGTTATCCTATAGAGGAGTTCGCGGAAAAAATCGATTTTGAAGAAACGTTCTTTCTTCTCTTAGAAGACAAACTTCCGAACGCCGAACAAAAAAAAAGGATCGTAGGCGATCTGATTCACGCGAGAAGATTTTCTCAAGTTCAAAGAAACATCTTAGAAAGCTCCGTTTCCGATAACGCCTCCATCATAGAATGTCTCCGAATCGGAGCCGCATCTTTATCCTTAGGAAAACCTTTCACTACAAGTGAAGAGGAAAGTTATGCGGTCGTTGCTACTTTACCCTTAATCGTCGCCTGGGTATATCGTCTCAAGAAAGGATTGAACCCGATTCTTCCCAATCGAGAACTCAGTCTCGCCGCAAATTTTTTGTTTATGCTGGGAATTTCTCCGAGTCCGAAGAAGATCAAAGCCTTGAACACCTATTGGAACACGGTGGCCGATCACGGACTCAACGCATCCACATTCACTGCAAGAGTGATCGCCTCCACTCAATCCGATCTCATTTCCGCGGCAACCGGAGCCATCGGAGCATTGAAAGGGCCGCTTCATGGCGGAGCGCCCGGACCGGCTCTGGATATGGTTTTTGAAATCGGAAACTCCAACTCGGCGGAAGAATATCTCAGAAAC
This window of the Leptospira stimsonii genome carries:
- a CDS encoding citrate synthase family protein; protein product: MKPEPKKPFLSAFEAAQELGVEVETIYAYVSRGLLHSESSGTKDRSKRYRREEIERLLVQREEKQNPGKTARAALSFGQPVLESSISLIEDNALYYRGRNVVDLSENLDFESVATFLWEMEVSPCFQDEWPKIEGDCLKILPILSNRPLIDVCRILLGVSEYEDTKALLKNQEALRKSGTRIVRLLSLFASKAKRGSGSIAETLWNSWKQSNEGKRDSRSVRNFKKNSTLSNEDKKAIRLIDASLILSADHELNASSFTTRCVASTDASLYQAVIAGLAALSGNRHGLLTEKAIELIENASVRKNEERKFLTERLRMGEKIPGFGHPFYPNGDPRGKKLLELSESLFPKNKDLLFAKKIIHEASLLLGDYPTIDMGLAVVSRTLRLPKGAGLALFSIGRSAGWIAHAMEQYQTDQLIRPRARYTGPVPQK
- a CDS encoding citrate synthase/methylcitrate synthase encodes the protein MKANAVNMFEENKYSPGLEGIPAVKTRISKVDGINGKLVIAGYPIEEFAEKIDFEETFFLLLEDKLPNAEQKKRIVGDLIHARRFSQVQRNILESSVSDNASIIECLRIGAASLSLGKPFTTSEEESYAVVATLPLIVAWVYRLKKGLNPILPNRELSLAANFLFMLGISPSPKKIKALNTYWNTVADHGLNASTFTARVIASTQSDLISAATGAIGALKGPLHGGAPGPALDMVFEIGNSNSAEEYLRNKIEMGDRLMGFGHRIYKVRDPRADVLAEAAKELYELPELKSFYELAMDVEKTALRLLKEYKPDRTLHTNVEFYTALLLHGLDLPTDLFTPVFAIGRAAGWMAHCLEQKKERILRPDAIYIGMENRHWR